The proteins below come from a single Drosophila miranda strain MSH22 chromosome Y unlocalized genomic scaffold, D.miranda_PacBio2.1 Contig_Y1_pilon, whole genome shotgun sequence genomic window:
- the LOC117190914 gene encoding digestive organ expansion factor homolog has product MPNESEAAFVPAPVKTVEKQSKSSVQSNDEFDSYNSFSKRFDIDLSEDNISDLISRTDTTLIKSSWPAVGNLKFEIPLLDLNAHNPDCSPPSGISSSSDLQKLEVKMSISAKVAFPLSALQSELFHIVNNYQDLYYPYRTHSNAEEIRYMYCLHALNHMLKVRSLILRNNEKVAALAKSLKLSPNEISIPETFRDQGLNRMKVLFIVPFRESALKIVKLIGDLLIGSQDDQTRKNIMTNYERFLQDYSGNTIHFPKTNPKQYDYEQTFSGNTDDNFKIGMRFTKKSVSLFSDMNSSDILIASPLGLRMLVTDKDSDIDFLNSIELLIIDQADLFLAQNWENLLHSLDHLHLQPQNLPDTNCQRVRTWCLSGASSFYRQTLFFSSHELPEFRAVVNSKCQNYQGKVRITNLVEYGDIRNVITPIQQVFRKINCTNVESTFDDRFQHFAKHIMPQFRKSGFSHCMLYVPSYFDFVRIRNQFKTDMISFVQISEYTKKEKISRARDIFFHSGASVLLYSESAHFFRRTRIKGIRNLIMYQPPNFPHFYSELINFMLESNQNPRDGFGDEMSVNILYTKYDLLSLSNIVGSENALKLSTGKKDSYLSSTKTK; this is encoded by the exons ATGCCAAACGAGAGCGAAGCCGCCTTTGTGCCTGCACCAGTAAAAACCGTTGAGAAACAGAGCAAAAGTTCTGTCCAATCAAATGACGAATTTGATTCATACAATTCGTTTTCAAAGCGATTTGATATCGACCTATCTGAAGACAATATCAGCGATTTGATCTCTCGAACGGATACCACATTGATTAAGAGCAGTTGGCCGGCAGTGGGAAATTTAAAGTTTGAGATTCCTTTGCTAGATTTAAACGCACATAACCCCGACTGCAGTCCACCGAGTGGCATTTCCAGCTCTTCTGATCTGCAAAAATTAGAAGTCAAAATGTCCATAAGCGCAAAGGTAGCGTTTCCGCTTTCTGCGCTACAGTCGGAACTCTTTCATATTGTAAATAACTATCAGGACCTGTACTATCCTTACCGAACACACAGCAATGCCGAAGAGATCCGGTACATGTACTGCCTGCACGCGCTGAACCATATGCTAAAGGTCAGATCTCTGATACTGCGTAATAACGAGAAAGTGGCAGCACTCGCCAAGTCACTAAAGTTGTCTCCGAATGAAATTTCTATTCCGGAGACCTTTAGAGACCAAGGACTAAATCGTATGAAGGTGCTCTTTATAGTGCCCTTCAGGGAGTCGGCTTTGAAGATAGTGAAGCTTATCGGAGACTTACTAATTGGCAGTCAAGATG ATCAAACCAGGAAAAATATAATGACAAATTATGAGCGGTTCCTTCAAGACTACTCGGGAAACACGATACATTTCCCCAAAACGAACCCAAAACAATATGACTATGAGCAAACTTTCAGTGGAAACACAGATGACAACTTTAAAATTGGAATGCGTTTTACAAAGAAGTCCGTTTCACTTTTTTCTGACATGAACTCTTCAGACATACTTATTGCTTCTCCACTAGGACTACGCATGCTTGTCACGGACAAGGACAGTGACATTGACTTCTTGAATTCGATTGAATTACTTATAATCGACCAAGCGGATCTTTTCTTAGCCCAGAACTGGGAAAATCTTCTTCACTCGTTAGACCACCTTCATCTGCAACCGCAGAACCTGCCAGACACAAATTGCCAAAGGGTTCGAACTTGGTGTCTAAGCGGGGCTTCTAGCTTCTACCGCCAAACCCTATTTTTCTCATCTCACGAACTTCCCGAATTTCGGGCAGTGGTCAATAGTAAATGCCAAAACTACCAAGGCAAAGTGCGGATCACAAATCTAGTTGAATATGGCGATATCCGAAATGTTATTACGCCAATTCAACAAGTTTTCCGCAAAATTAACTGCACCAATGTGGAGTCAACATTTGATGATCGCTTTCAGCATTTTGCCAAGCACATTATGCCACAGTTTAGAAAGTCCGGCTTTTCCCATTGTATGTTGTACGTGCCTAGCTACTTCGATTTTGTACGTATACGCAACCAGTTCAAAACTGATATGATCAGTTTTGTTCAGATAAGCGAATATACCAAGAAGGAAAAAATTTCTCGGGCGAGAGACATATTCTTCCATAGCGGAGCGTCTGTTCTGCTTTATTCAGAAAGCGCTCACTTCTTCCGACGTACCCGAATCAAGGGTATTCGAAATTTAATTATGTACCAACCGCCCAACTTTCCGCACTTTTACTCAGAGCTAATCAATTTTATGCTCGAATCCAACCAGAACCCGCGAGATGGCTTTGGAGATGAAATGAGTGTCAATATACTTTATACAAAGTATGACCTTCTCAGTTTGAGCAACATTGTTGGAAGCGAAAATGCACTTAAATTGAGCACCGGAAAAAAAGATTCCTACCTCTCTTCGACCAAGACGAAATAA
- the LOC117185953 gene encoding calcium-transporting ATPase sarcoplasmic/endoplasmic reticulum type-like isoform X2: MEDGHSKTVEQSLNFFGTDGERGLTLDQIKTNQAKYGPNELPTEEGKSIWQLVLEQFDDLLVKILLLAAIISFVLALFEEHEETFTAFVEPLVILLILIANAVVGVWQERNAESAIEALKEYEPEMGKVIRQDKSGIQKVRAKEIVPGDLVEVSVGDKIPADIRLTHIYSTTIRIDQSILTGESVSVIKHTDAIPDPRAVNQDKKNILFSGTNVAAGKARGVVIGTGLSTAIGKIRTEMSETEEIKTPLQQKLDEFGEQLSKVISVICVAVWAINIGHFNDPAHGGSWIKGAIYYFKIAVALAVAAIPEGLPAVITTCLALGTRRMAKKNAIVRSLPSVETLGCTSVICSDKTGTLTTNQMSVSRMLIFEKVEGTDSSFLEFELTGSTYEPIGELFLGGQRVKASDYEALQELATVCIMCNDSAIDYNEFKAAFEKVGEATETALIVLAEKLNAFSVNKSGLDRRSNAIAARGEIETKWKKEFTLEFSRDRKSMSSYCTPLKSSRLGTGPKLFVKGAPEGVLDRCTHARVGTSKVPLTSALKAKILALTGQYGTGRDTLRCLALAVADSPIRPEDMDLGDSTKFYQYEVNLTFVGVVGMLDPPRKEVFDAIVRCRAAGIRVIVITGDNKATAEAICRRIGVFTEDEDTTGKSYSGREFDDLSIAEQKAAVARSRLFSRVEPQHKSKIVEYLQGMNEISAMTGDGVNDAPALKKAEIGIAMGSGTAVAKSAAEMVLADDNFSSIVSAVEEGRAIYNNRKKFIRYLISSNIGEGVSIFLTAALGLPEALIPVQLLWVNLVTDGLPATALGFNPPDLDIMDKPPRKADEGLISGWLFFRYMAIGFYVGGATVGAAAWWFIASSEGPGLTYWQLTHHLSCLGGGDEFKGVDCKIFSDPKAMTMALSVLVTIEMLNAMNSLSENQSLISMPPWCNLWLIGSMALSFTLHFVILYVDVLSTVFQVTPLSAEEWLTVMKFSIPVVLLDETLKFVARKIADVNPRFH; encoded by the exons ATGGAAGACGGTCATTCGAAAACCGTCGAACAGTCTCTGAACTTCTTCGGTACAGACGGAGAGCGCGGTCTTACCCTTGATCAGATTAAGACGAACCAGGCAAAATATGGACCGAACG AATTGCCAACTGAGGAAG GAAAGAGTATTTGGCAATTAGTTTTAGAGCAGTTCGACGATCTTCTAGTGAAGATTTTGCTTTTGGCAGCCATCATTTCATTT GTATTGGCGCTATTTGAAGAACACGAAGAGACGTTCACTGCATTTGTAGAGCCCTTAGTTATTTTACTTATTCTGATAGCTAATGCGGTGGTTGGTGTATGGCAGGAAAGGAACGCCGAGTCCGCCATTGAGGCTCTCAAGGAGTATGAGCCTGAGATGGGCAAGGTAATCCGTCAAGACAAATCTGGCATCCAGAAGGTCAGGGCGAAAGAGATTGTCCCCGGAGACTTGGTCGAGGTGTCTGTTGGTGACAAGATCCCCGCCGATATTCGTCTCACCCACATTTACTCAACCACCATCAGAATCGATCAGTCTATCCTCACCGGCGAGTCTGTATCGGTTATTAAGCACACCGACGCTATTCCCGATCCACGCGCCGTCAACCAGGACAAAAAGAACATTCTGTTCTCGGGCACCAACGTGGCCGCTGGCAAGGCCCGTGGCGTCGTTATTGGCACGGGACTGAGCACTGCTAtcggtaaaattcgtaccgaAATGTCGGAGACTGAAGAGATTAAGACACCACTGCAACAGAAACTGGACGAGTTCGGCGAGCAGCTGTCCAAGGTTATTTCCGTCATTTGCGTCGCTGTCTGGGCCATCAACATTGGCCACTTTAACGATCCCGCCCACGGTGGCTCCTGGATCAAGGGTGCCATCTACTATTTCAAGATTGCTGTGGCCTTGGCTGTCGCTGCCATCCCAGAGGGTCTGCCCGCCGTTATTACTACCTGCTTGGCCTTGGGCACACGCCGCATGGCCAAGAAGAATGCCATTGTACGCTCCCTGCCATCTGTCGAGACCTTGGGCTGCACATCCGTCATCTGCTCTGATAAGACCGGCACTCTCACCACCAACCAAATGTCCGTTTCCCGCATGTTGATCTTCGAGAAGGTGGAGGGCACTGACAGCAGCTTCCTGGAGTTTGAACTGACAGGATCCACCTACGAGCCCATTGGCGAGCTCTTCTTGGGCGGCCAGCGGGTGAAGGCCAGTGACTACGAGGCGCTCCAGGAACTGGCAACGGTTTGCATCATGTGCAACGACTCTGCCATCGATTACAATGAGTTCAAGGCTGCCTTCGAGAAGGTCGGTGAGGCCACAGAGACTGCCCTGATTGTGTTGGCCGAGAAATTGAACGCATTCAGCGTCAACAAGTCTGGCCTAGACCGCCGATCCAACGCCATTGCCGCTCGCGGCGAGATCGAGACCAAGTGGAAGAAGGAATTCACCCTGGAGTTCTCTCGCGATCGTAAATCCATGTCATCGTACTGCACCCCACTCAAGTCCTCCCGCCTGGGCACTGGTCCCAAACTCTTCGTCAAAGGCGCCCCCGAGGGTGTGTTGGATCGCTGCACACACGCTCGAGTCGGCACGTCCAAGGTGCCACTGACTTCGGCACTGAAGGCCAAGATTCTTGCCCTGACTGGACAGTATGGCACTGGACGCGACACCCTGCGTTGCCTGGCTCTCGCTGTTGCTGATAGCCCCATTCGCCCAGAGGATATGGATTTGGGAGATTCCACAAAGTTCTATCAGTATGAGGTTAATCTGACATTCGTCGGAGTCGTCGGTATGTTGGATCCCCCCCGCAAGGAGGTCTTCGATGCCATTGTCCGCTGCCGTGCTGCCGGTATTCGTGTTATTGTGATTACTGGTGACAACAAGGCCACTGCCGAAGCCATCTGCCGCAGAATCGGCGTCTTTACTGAGGACGAAGACACCACTGGCAAATCTTATTCCGGCCGCGAGTTCGATGATCTGTCAATCGCGGAACAGAAGGCTGCCGTTGCACGCTCCCGACTCTTCTCCCGTGTGGAGCCACAGCACAAGTCCAAGATTGTTGAGTACCTCCAAGGCATGAACGAAATCTCTGCCATGACTGGTGATGGTGTGAACGACGCTCCAGCTTTAAAGAAGGCCGAAATCGGTATTGCCATGGGCTCCGGTACTGCTGTGGCCAAATCTGCCGCCGAAATGGTCTTGGCCGACGACAACTTCTCTTCCATTGTGTCTGCCGTTGAAGAAGGTCGCGCTATTTATAACAACAGGAAAAAGTTCATTCGTTACCTCATCTCCTCGAACATTGGTGAAGGCGTATCCATCTTCCTTACCGCTGCCCTTGGCCTTCCCGAAGCTTTGATTCCCGTCCAGTTGCTTTGGGTCAACTTG GTTACTGATGGTCTGCCAGCTACAGCTCTTGGTTTTAATCCACCTGATCTGGACATCATGGATAAACCCCCAAGGAAGGCCGACGAAGGTCTCATTTCCGGCTGGTTGTTCTTCCG CTATATGGCCATTGGATTCTATGTCGGCGGAGCTACAGTTGGTGCTGCTGCCTGGTGGTTTATAGCCTCTAGCGAAGGTCCTGGTCTGACATACTGGCAACTCACTCACCATCTGTCCTGCTTGGGAGGCGGCGACGAGTTCAAGGGTGTCGACTGCAAGATCTTCAGCGATCCCAAAGCGATGACCATGGCCCTGTCCGTACTCGTAACAATTGAGATGTTGAACGCAATGAACA GCTTGTCTGAGAATCAGTCCCTGATCAGCATGCCCCCATGGTGCAATTTGTGGCTGATTGGATCGATGGCACTTTCCTTCACTCTTCACTTCGTTATTCTTTACGTTGACGTCCTCTCC ACCGTCTTCCAAGTGACACCGTTGTCTGCAGAGGAATGGCTAACTGTGATGAAATTTTCAATTCCTGTAGTTTTATTAGATGAAACATTGAAGTTTGTTGCTAGAAAAATCGCAGATG TCAATCCCAGATTTCATTAA
- the LOC117185953 gene encoding calcium-transporting ATPase sarcoplasmic/endoplasmic reticulum type-like isoform X1, whose protein sequence is MEDGHSKTVEQSLNFFGTDGERGLTLDQIKTNQAKYGPNELPTEEGKSIWQLVLEQFDDLLVKILLLAAIISFVLALFEEHEETFTAFVEPLVILLILIANAVVGVWQERNAESAIEALKEYEPEMGKVIRQDKSGIQKVRAKEIVPGDLVEVSVGDKIPADIRLTHIYSTTIRIDQSILTGESVSVIKHTDAIPDPRAVNQDKKNILFSGTNVAAGKARGVVIGTGLSTAIGKIRTEMSETEEIKTPLQQKLDEFGEQLSKVISVICVAVWAINIGHFNDPAHGGSWIKGAIYYFKIAVALAVAAIPEGLPAVITTCLALGTRRMAKKNAIVRSLPSVETLGCTSVICSDKTGTLTTNQMSVSRMLIFEKVEGTDSSFLEFELTGSTYEPIGELFLGGQRVKASDYEALQELATVCIMCNDSAIDYNEFKAAFEKVGEATETALIVLAEKLNAFSVNKSGLDRRSNAIAARGEIETKWKKEFTLEFSRDRKSMSSYCTPLKSSRLGTGPKLFVKGAPEGVLDRCTHARVGTSKVPLTSALKAKILALTGQYGTGRDTLRCLALAVADSPIRPEDMDLGDSTKFYQYEVNLTFVGVVGMLDPPRKEVFDAIVRCRAAGIRVIVITGDNKATAEAICRRIGVFTEDEDTTGKSYSGREFDDLSIAEQKAAVARSRLFSRVEPQHKSKIVEYLQGMNEISAMTGDGVNDAPALKKAEIGIAMGSGTAVAKSAAEMVLADDNFSSIVSAVEEGRAIYNNRKKFIRYLISSNIGEGVSIFLTAALGLPEALIPVQLLWVNLVTDGLPATALGFNPPDLDIMDKPPRKADEGLISGWLFFRYMAIGFYVGGATVGAAAWWFIASSEGPGLTYWQLTHHLSCLGGGDEFKGVDCKIFSDPKAMTMALSVLVTIEMLNAMNR, encoded by the exons ATGGAAGACGGTCATTCGAAAACCGTCGAACAGTCTCTGAACTTCTTCGGTACAGACGGAGAGCGCGGTCTTACCCTTGATCAGATTAAGACGAACCAGGCAAAATATGGACCGAACG AATTGCCAACTGAGGAAG GAAAGAGTATTTGGCAATTAGTTTTAGAGCAGTTCGACGATCTTCTAGTGAAGATTTTGCTTTTGGCAGCCATCATTTCATTT GTATTGGCGCTATTTGAAGAACACGAAGAGACGTTCACTGCATTTGTAGAGCCCTTAGTTATTTTACTTATTCTGATAGCTAATGCGGTGGTTGGTGTATGGCAGGAAAGGAACGCCGAGTCCGCCATTGAGGCTCTCAAGGAGTATGAGCCTGAGATGGGCAAGGTAATCCGTCAAGACAAATCTGGCATCCAGAAGGTCAGGGCGAAAGAGATTGTCCCCGGAGACTTGGTCGAGGTGTCTGTTGGTGACAAGATCCCCGCCGATATTCGTCTCACCCACATTTACTCAACCACCATCAGAATCGATCAGTCTATCCTCACCGGCGAGTCTGTATCGGTTATTAAGCACACCGACGCTATTCCCGATCCACGCGCCGTCAACCAGGACAAAAAGAACATTCTGTTCTCGGGCACCAACGTGGCCGCTGGCAAGGCCCGTGGCGTCGTTATTGGCACGGGACTGAGCACTGCTAtcggtaaaattcgtaccgaAATGTCGGAGACTGAAGAGATTAAGACACCACTGCAACAGAAACTGGACGAGTTCGGCGAGCAGCTGTCCAAGGTTATTTCCGTCATTTGCGTCGCTGTCTGGGCCATCAACATTGGCCACTTTAACGATCCCGCCCACGGTGGCTCCTGGATCAAGGGTGCCATCTACTATTTCAAGATTGCTGTGGCCTTGGCTGTCGCTGCCATCCCAGAGGGTCTGCCCGCCGTTATTACTACCTGCTTGGCCTTGGGCACACGCCGCATGGCCAAGAAGAATGCCATTGTACGCTCCCTGCCATCTGTCGAGACCTTGGGCTGCACATCCGTCATCTGCTCTGATAAGACCGGCACTCTCACCACCAACCAAATGTCCGTTTCCCGCATGTTGATCTTCGAGAAGGTGGAGGGCACTGACAGCAGCTTCCTGGAGTTTGAACTGACAGGATCCACCTACGAGCCCATTGGCGAGCTCTTCTTGGGCGGCCAGCGGGTGAAGGCCAGTGACTACGAGGCGCTCCAGGAACTGGCAACGGTTTGCATCATGTGCAACGACTCTGCCATCGATTACAATGAGTTCAAGGCTGCCTTCGAGAAGGTCGGTGAGGCCACAGAGACTGCCCTGATTGTGTTGGCCGAGAAATTGAACGCATTCAGCGTCAACAAGTCTGGCCTAGACCGCCGATCCAACGCCATTGCCGCTCGCGGCGAGATCGAGACCAAGTGGAAGAAGGAATTCACCCTGGAGTTCTCTCGCGATCGTAAATCCATGTCATCGTACTGCACCCCACTCAAGTCCTCCCGCCTGGGCACTGGTCCCAAACTCTTCGTCAAAGGCGCCCCCGAGGGTGTGTTGGATCGCTGCACACACGCTCGAGTCGGCACGTCCAAGGTGCCACTGACTTCGGCACTGAAGGCCAAGATTCTTGCCCTGACTGGACAGTATGGCACTGGACGCGACACCCTGCGTTGCCTGGCTCTCGCTGTTGCTGATAGCCCCATTCGCCCAGAGGATATGGATTTGGGAGATTCCACAAAGTTCTATCAGTATGAGGTTAATCTGACATTCGTCGGAGTCGTCGGTATGTTGGATCCCCCCCGCAAGGAGGTCTTCGATGCCATTGTCCGCTGCCGTGCTGCCGGTATTCGTGTTATTGTGATTACTGGTGACAACAAGGCCACTGCCGAAGCCATCTGCCGCAGAATCGGCGTCTTTACTGAGGACGAAGACACCACTGGCAAATCTTATTCCGGCCGCGAGTTCGATGATCTGTCAATCGCGGAACAGAAGGCTGCCGTTGCACGCTCCCGACTCTTCTCCCGTGTGGAGCCACAGCACAAGTCCAAGATTGTTGAGTACCTCCAAGGCATGAACGAAATCTCTGCCATGACTGGTGATGGTGTGAACGACGCTCCAGCTTTAAAGAAGGCCGAAATCGGTATTGCCATGGGCTCCGGTACTGCTGTGGCCAAATCTGCCGCCGAAATGGTCTTGGCCGACGACAACTTCTCTTCCATTGTGTCTGCCGTTGAAGAAGGTCGCGCTATTTATAACAACAGGAAAAAGTTCATTCGTTACCTCATCTCCTCGAACATTGGTGAAGGCGTATCCATCTTCCTTACCGCTGCCCTTGGCCTTCCCGAAGCTTTGATTCCCGTCCAGTTGCTTTGGGTCAACTTG GTTACTGATGGTCTGCCAGCTACAGCTCTTGGTTTTAATCCACCTGATCTGGACATCATGGATAAACCCCCAAGGAAGGCCGACGAAGGTCTCATTTCCGGCTGGTTGTTCTTCCG CTATATGGCCATTGGATTCTATGTCGGCGGAGCTACAGTTGGTGCTGCTGCCTGGTGGTTTATAGCCTCTAGCGAAGGTCCTGGTCTGACATACTGGCAACTCACTCACCATCTGTCCTGCTTGGGAGGCGGCGACGAGTTCAAGGGTGTCGACTGCAAGATCTTCAGCGATCCCAAAGCGATGACCATGGCCCTGTCCGTACTCGTAACAATTGAGATGTTGAACGCAATGAACAGGTAA
- the LOC117189444 gene encoding WD repeat-containing protein 47-like: MNSEAKDLDLRKGDAERPHFEAVTTLCDSQAIRSVDFHPNGKLYAVGSNSKTFRICQYPQLSKLRNGQQTTVYPPSVLCKRTKHHRGSIYCNCWSRDGEIIATGSNDKTIKYMRFNNDTNQLVGHEMELNMHDGTVRDMCFLDDSSTKSRLLVSGGAGDCKIYITDCVSGTPFQAFSGHSGHILSLFSWNNAMFVSGSQDQTIRFWDLRVNVSVNTLGHERKDNTLGNSAVTAVCVDPTGRLLVSGHADSSCVLYDIRGNRRIQRFYPHSAEIRCVRFSPSAYYMLTCSYDNSVKLTDLQGDLAHELSSVVVAEHKDKAITIRWHPTEFSFISTSADKTATLWALPPS, from the exons ATGAATTCTGAAGCTAAGGACTTGGATTTAAGAAAG GGCGATGCAGAACGGCCACACTTCGAAGCAGTTACAACTTTGTGCGACTCGCAGGCGATTCGGAGTGTCGATTTTCATCCGAATGGAAAGTTGTACGCGGTGGGCTCCAATTCAAAGACTTTTCGGATCTGTCAGTATCCACAACTTTCCAAGCTAAG AAATGGGCAGCAGACCACCGTGTATCCACCGTCAGTTCTGTGCAAGCGGACGAAGCACCATCGAGGATCAATATACTGCAATTGCTGGTCCAGAGATGGAGAGATCATTGCCACAGGATCAAACGACAAAACAATCAAGTATATGAGATTTAACAACGATACAAATCAGCTGGTGGGGCACGAGATGGAGCTGAATATGCACGATGGAACTGTTCGCGACATGTGCTTCCTTGACGACTCTTCCACGAAGTCACGACTCTTAGTGAGCGGTGGCGCTGGGGACTGCAAGATCTACATTACCGACTGTGTTTCAGGAACCCCGTTCCAGGCGTTCAGTGGCCATTCCGGTCATATTTTGTCCCTGTTTAGCTGGAATAATGCAATGTTCGTATCCGGATCACAG GATCAAACGATACGCTTTTGGGATCTTCGAGTAAATGTTTCGGTAAACACCTTAGGGCATGAGCGTAAGGATAACACACTGGGAAACTCTGCTGTGACAGCAGTCTGCGTTGATCCGACAGGCAGGCTTCTCGTATCCGGGCATGCGGATAGCTCGTGCGTACTATATGACATCCGTGGAAATCGGCGAATACAGCGGTTTTATCCTCACAGCGCTGAAATAAG GTGCGTTCGGTTTTCTCCCTCCGCTTATTACATGCTGACTTGCAGCTACGACAATTCGGTCAAGCTTACAGATCTGCAAGGTGATCTGGCACATGAGCTTTCCTCCGTGGTGGTGGCAGAGCATAAAGATAAAGCAATTACCATTCGATGGCATCCAACAGAATTTTCATTCATCTCAACATCCGCGGACAAAACTGCCACATTATGGGCCTTACCTCCCTCGTAA